From a single Streptomyces sp. 1331.2 genomic region:
- a CDS encoding PHP domain-containing protein: MRIDLHAHSNASDGTDSPAELVAAAVAAGLDVVALTDHDTVAGHAEAAEAVHALPAGTRLTVVPGAELSCVVDGVSMHLLAYLFDPEEPEFARERELVRTDRFRRGRAIVERCRELGADIDWEQVQRIAGNGSVGRPHIASALVEAGVVATVSDAFTREWLANGGRADVRKHETDPFEAVRLVRAAGGVPVFAHPGAVKRGRTVPEQVIAELAAAGLGGLEVDHTDHDEETRDRLRGLAGELGLLVTGSSDYHGTRKTVRLGEHTTDPEVYEALLAQATGGKPIAR; this comes from the coding sequence GTGCGCATCGACCTGCACGCCCACAGCAACGCGTCCGACGGCACCGACAGCCCCGCCGAGCTGGTCGCGGCGGCCGTCGCCGCAGGCCTCGACGTGGTGGCGCTCACCGACCACGACACCGTGGCCGGGCACGCCGAGGCCGCCGAGGCGGTGCACGCGCTGCCCGCCGGCACCCGGCTGACCGTCGTCCCGGGCGCGGAGCTGTCCTGCGTCGTGGACGGCGTCAGCATGCACCTGCTGGCGTACCTGTTCGACCCCGAGGAGCCGGAGTTCGCGCGCGAGCGGGAGTTGGTGCGCACCGACCGGTTCCGCCGCGGGCGGGCGATCGTCGAGCGCTGCCGGGAGCTCGGCGCGGACATCGACTGGGAGCAGGTGCAGCGGATCGCCGGCAACGGTTCGGTCGGGCGCCCGCACATCGCCAGCGCGCTGGTCGAGGCGGGCGTGGTGGCCACCGTCTCGGACGCCTTCACCCGCGAGTGGCTGGCCAACGGCGGCCGGGCGGACGTCCGCAAGCACGAGACCGACCCCTTCGAGGCGGTCCGGCTGGTCCGGGCGGCCGGCGGGGTGCCGGTCTTCGCCCACCCGGGCGCGGTCAAGCGCGGCCGGACCGTGCCGGAGCAGGTGATCGCCGAGCTCGCGGCGGCCGGGCTGGGCGGGCTGGAGGTCGACCACACCGACCACGACGAGGAGACCAGGGACCGGCTGCGCGGCCTGGCCGGGGAGCTCGGCCTGCTGGTCACCGGCTCCAGCGACTACCACGGCACCCGCAAGACCGTGCGGCTCGGCGAGCACACCACCGACCCGGAGGTGTACGAGGCGCTGCTGGCGCAGGCGACCGGCGGCAAGCCGATCGCCCGCTGA
- a CDS encoding suppressor of fused domain protein, with protein sequence MAHDFPLFGDPHGGSSPELSREAVLAAVEARLISTFGEPSGRAAVTFLGTDRIEVLRFGPDAEGLVRYATLGMAAAPMADPTSPVADQLRGPRVELVLTVRGGRDSVLRSLATFAATPQVEGLVVAPGGSLDLGAPLWEGAPFTSVLAAEPGGLVEDLELAEPAEAVRFLPLLPMTPNEAGWKRVHGAAALQERWLNQGTDLRDPDRRGVRLD encoded by the coding sequence ATGGCCCACGACTTCCCGCTCTTCGGCGACCCCCACGGCGGCAGCTCCCCGGAGCTCTCCCGGGAGGCGGTGCTGGCCGCCGTCGAGGCCCGGCTGATCTCCACCTTCGGCGAGCCGAGCGGCCGGGCCGCGGTCACCTTCCTCGGCACCGACCGGATCGAGGTGCTGCGCTTCGGCCCCGACGCCGAGGGCCTGGTGCGCTACGCCACGCTCGGCATGGCCGCCGCCCCGATGGCCGACCCCACCTCGCCGGTCGCCGACCAACTGCGCGGCCCGCGCGTCGAACTGGTGCTGACCGTCCGCGGCGGACGCGACAGCGTGCTGCGCAGCCTGGCCACCTTCGCCGCGACACCGCAGGTCGAGGGCCTGGTGGTGGCCCCCGGCGGCTCGCTGGACCTCGGCGCCCCGCTCTGGGAGGGCGCGCCGTTCACCTCGGTGCTGGCCGCCGAGCCGGGCGGCCTGGTCGAGGACCTGGAGCTGGCCGAGCCGGCCGAAGCGGTCCGCTTCCTGCCGCTGCTGCCGATGACGCCCAACGAGGCCGGCTGGAAGCGGGTGCACGGCGCCGCCGCGCTCCAGGAGCGCTGGCTGAACCAGGGCACCGATCTGCGCGACCCGGACCGGCGCGGCGTCCGGCTGGACTGA